The following are from one region of the Bactrocera oleae isolate idBacOlea1 chromosome 6, idBacOlea1, whole genome shotgun sequence genome:
- the Mob2 gene encoding MOB kinase activator-like 2 isoform X2: MSFALANSKTTDETDTPLNNAAVTATTCTASRNFANSTKTTQSTASLAATTATARASIAAQDTSPTHSYAANHCAATSTTITFNPNVTTFTAHWTHNSSSESSGSSSSAKSSFSSTTYSSALSEASAAAAAATATTTTTAAGAATVTTTTNAFRANSVFATAATHPPTRPPTRKGVATNKSPAHGPSSFVVKCLLKTVRFMWQVTELPTKIGETIGTIYRYAQDSVETILCVAGKARRKERDGDQNSTDTKLYLEESVLERKLPEADLKALVDLPAGLDYNEWLASHTLALFEHVNLVYGTISEFCTPSGCADMTGPGNRTYLWFDEKGKKTRVAAPQYIDYVMTFTQKTVSDESIFPTKYANEFPSSFESIARKILRLQFHVIAHLYAAHFREIALLGLHTHLNLTFAHLTALHRRFTLIDEKETDVLRDLEVALRLTDDGQSSLASSTMTATTDGGSSSCGGGGGGGTSTSTTTDSGIANSSSSCSSGGGAAAHAHSQQQQQQQHTGADDVNLLQQQQSAGTTLIDGDAAAPPICTQPEAQTKQPNNTHASSAAAVFGGGGGLIGGILGDLSSGEFGETATRYCTSTLPQHQQQQNAEVAVNCNNGGAGALHLNFNNNHHHHHHHHHHQHAHAHQPVAHHHFTQQQQQHQQHSGLIQCNASNAPNANTVSATATTATNASAAATTTTA, from the exons ATGAGTTTCGCCTTGGCCAACAGCAAAACTACCGATGAAACCGACACACCGCTCAACAACGCCGCTGTTACTGCAACAACCTGCACCGCATCCAGAAATTTCGCCAACAGCACAAAGACAACACAGTCAACAGCATCgctagcagcaacaacagcaacagcacgCGCGTCTATTGCCGCACAAGACACGTCACCCACGCACTCATATGCCGCCAATCACTGTGCTGCAACTTCAACAACGATAACATTCAACCCCAACGTCACCACATTCACCGCACATTGGACGCACAATTCTAGCAGCGAgagcagcggcagcagcagcagcgccaAATCCTCATTTTCCTCCACAACCTACTCATCGGCGCTCTCGGAGGCATCCGCAGCAGCTGCAGCGGCGacggcgacaacaacaacaacagcggcaggAGCAGCAacagtcacaacaacaacaaacgcattTCGTGCAAATTCAGTTTTTGCCACAGCAGCGACACACCCGCCGACACGTCCACCAACGCGCAAAGGTGTTGCGACGAACAAGAGTCCCGCCCACGGACCCAGTTCGTTTGTGGTTAAATGTCTGTTGAAAACGGTGCGTTTTATGTGGCAGGTAACGGAGTTACCGACGAAAATCGGTGAGACAATTGGCACCATCTACAGATATGCGCAGGACTCGGTCGAGACTATACTCTGCGTAGCCGG AAAAGCGCGTCGTAAAGAGCGCGATGGCGATCAAAATTCAACAGATACCAAATTATATTTGGAGGAGAGCGTTCTAGAACGTAAGCTACCTGAAGCCGATCTCAAAGCCTTAGTGGATCTTCCAGCTGGCTTGGACTATAACGAATGGCTGGCGTCACACA CACTGGCTCTATTTGAGCACGTAAACCTGGTTTATGGAACTATTAGTGAATTTTGTACGCCCTCTGGTTGTGCAGACATGACCGGTCCCGGCAACAG AACGTACTTATGGTTCGATGAGAAAGGCAAGAAGACGCGCGTCGCCGCTCCACAATACATCGACTATGTGATGACATTCACGCAGAAGACAGTCAGCGACGAGTCGATATTCCCAACCAAATATGCCAACGAATTTCCGAGTTCGTTCGAATCGATTGCCCGCAAAATACTACGCTTGCAATTTCATGTGATAGCTCATCTCTATGCGGCGCATTTCCGAGAAATCGCGCTACTGGGATTGCACACCCATCTAAATTTGACCTTTGCGCACCTGACCGCACTGCATCGACGCTTCACGCTGATCGACGAGAAGGAGACGGACGTGCTGCGCGACCTGGAGGTGGCGCTGCGCCTCACCGACGATGGCCAAAGCTCGCTCGCCTCGTCCACAATGACAGCCACAACGGATGGTGGCAGCAGTAgctgcggcggcggcggcggtggtggtACCAGCACTAGCACTACAACTGACAGTGGTATCGCGaatagcagcagcagctgcagcagTGGCGGCGGCGCGGCAGCACATGCGCActcgcagcagcagcagcaacagcaacatacGGGAGCAGACGATGTCAATTTACTGCAACAGCAGCAGTCAGCGGGTACAACGCTCATCGATGGCGACGCGGCAGCGCCGCCCATTTGCACGCAACCCGAAGCGCAGACGAAACAGCCGAATAATACGCACGCGTCATCAGCAGCGGCAGTCTTTGGCGGCGGTGGTGGCCTTATCGGTGGTATATTGGGTGATTTGAGTAGCGGTGAGTTTGGCGAGACGGCGACACGCTATTGTACCTCAACGCTGccgcaacaccaacaacaacagaacgCGGAGGTGGCGGTGAATTGCAACAATGGCGGCGCCGGCGCTTTGCACTTGAATTTCAACAATAatcaccatcatcatcatcaccatcaccaTCATCAGCACGCGCATGCGCACCAGCCTGTGGCGCATCACCATTTcacacaacagcaacagcaacaccagCAGCACAGTGGCCTAATACAGTGCAATGCGAGCAATGCGCCGAACGCGAACACCGTCAGCGCCACAGCCACGACAGCAACGAATGCCagcgcagcagcaacaacaacaacagcatag